The Christiangramia forsetii KT0803 DNA segment AAGGAATATTGCATATTATAATTCAGTTTTGGATAAATACCTGAATAATTGATCTATTTAAAACATATAAATACTAAAACTGTAAGTTCTGTTGTCAAGGATGGAGAGCAAATCCAGGTTCTGAATACAAATTTGATTCTTTGTTTTTGGGAAATTTGCGAAAGATTCCCTGATGAGTTGGTCATTTGGATAGATGAAAAAATAGATATGGTGCTAAGCGATGATTTGCATACTATTTTTCATCATGATCTCATAATGGCTTCTTATCCTATTGAGTCCAAATTCTTTCCAGATTCCATAGGTTATATAGATCAGTTTCCTTTTGTAAATCCGGATCATACTGTTAGATATCCAACCTGGCGAATGAGTACAGACGTTGGGGGTATCAAAACTCAAACAGCGCTCAAATTTAAATCGATATTTCAGGATATTAAAAATTTTGGATACCTCCTTAATTCTATCGCCAAAGTTGGACAGCAGAATTCGCTTTTCTGTTATAACGAACCTGATTTAATTAAAGAAAATTATCAAACTACTTTAGAAAGCCGGGCATCCATATCCTTGCTATTTAATTTTGTATCCCAACATTATAAAAATGAATGGTTATTTGTTTTATTATTCTGCTTTATTAAATATGAAAGACAATTGCCATTTTGGTCATTTTTTAAAAGTCACTTTAAGAGATCCTGGTTTCGTAAGACAATTGACCTTTCAGATTTAACTCTAGCATTTGAAAAAACCGAAAGTTTAAGAGATACCATAGATATATTAATTCCAACTATAGGCAGGCCTGAGTATTTGAGACAGGTAGTACTTGATCTAAAAGCACAAACACATCTACCTTCAAAACTGATAATAATTGAACAAGAACCCGATCTCAATTCCAAAACACAATTAGATTTTCTATATAAAGAAGATTGGCCATTTGAAATAGTTCATCGTTTGATTCATCATACAGGGGCGTGTAATGCAAGAAATCTGGCCATGCAACAAGTAACCAGCGACTGGGTTTTTTTTGCAGATGATGATATACGCCTTACTGAAAATGTTATAGAAAAAGCTTTAGAAGAGTTACATCGACTAAATATTTGTGCTCTTAATCTAAATTGTATCCAGCCGGGCGAAGAAATCTATTTTGAAAAGATTAAACAATGGGCAGCTTTTGGTTCAGGTACTTCTATTGTAAGATCTTCACATGCTTTAAAATGTCAGTTTTCAGAGGCTCTTGAATTCGGTTTTGGTGAGGACATTGATTTTGGATTACAATTAAGATCCCATGGTTGTGATATTATCTATCAACCAGAGGTTAAAATTATACATTTGAAGGCAGGTAGTGGTGGTTTTAGGGATACTCTAAAAGCGAAATGGGCTAATTCCAGTTTAGAGCCTAAGCCTTCACCAACAATGATGTGGTTGGTGAAAAAATACTATTCTTCGGAAATGATCAGGGGATATAAGGTGAGCCTTTTTCTGAAATTCTATAAAAAACAAAAGCTCAGAAACCCATTGAAATATATTCAACTGATGAAAAGAAGGTGGGATTTGAGTGAGCAGTTAAGTGATAAATTACCTCGGTCTTAAGGCAATTAATTAAAATTATCAAATGCTAGAACATATTAAATCATTTAATTTTAGTCTTGTTGTTTGTACTTATCAAAGATCTGAGTCGCTAGAAAGATTAATGGATTCGGTAGCGGAACAAAGTCTTTATCCTAACGAGATTTTAATTGTTGATGGCTCTTTAGAGGATAATACCAAAAAATTAATTCAGGCGAGAAAGTATAGAAATCTTACTTATTTCAGAGTTAAAGAAAATGATAGAGGATTAACAAGGCAAAGAAATTATGGGATCAGTAAACTGGCTTCCGAGGCTGAGATAGTCTGTTTCCTTGATGATGATATAGTTCTGGACAAAGGTTACTTTGAAAATCTAATAAATACGTATCATCTCCGTCCTAAAGCCATCGCCGTGGGAGGTATGATTGTAAATGAAACCAATTGGACTAAACTTGATAACAAACATAAAGTTACATTTGATGAATTCTCAAAAGATGGTTTTGTGAGAAAACTTGGCCTTAGAAATCTTGTTCGTAAGAAGCTAAATTTATTATCAGATAAACCACCAGGTTTTATGCCTTCTTTTTCTCATGGTCTTTCTATAAGTTTCCTTCCACCCACGGGTAATATTTATCCGGTGGAATTTTTTATGGGAGGTGTATCATCTTATAAAAAGGAAATTTTTGAAGAATTAAGTTTTTCAAATTATTTTGAGGGCTACGGTTTATATGAAGATATGGATTTTTGCCTTCGAGCTTCCAGTATAGGAGAAATGTTTGTAAATACAGCAGCGAGGGTAGAGCATCTGCATGAGGAAGGGGGAAGGCCAGATTATTTTAAATATGGCAAAATGGTAGTGCGAAATGGATTTTATGTGTGGAAGATTAAAAATCCTAACCCGAATTTCAAAAGTGTTCTAAAATGGAATGCAATTACCCTACTTTTGATTTTAATAAGACTGAGTAATATTTTAAATACGAACGAAAAGGAAAAATCACTGATGGACTCCCTCGGTAGATTCATAGGCTGGATAAGTTTGGCTATTAATAAACCAAGAGAAATATAAGAATGAGAAAGTGGATCCAATCATTTCTTTTTTTAATGGGGATCTTTCTCATAATCCTGGTTATTTTCAATTATAGATACCCTTTTATTGTACCAGCAAGCAACGGTTGGTCTATTGGTTTTAGAGCTATTGATGATCCTCTTCAAAAAATAACTCCCTCACAAAATAATTTGATTAGCCATGATTCCCTTAATAGGATCACAAAATTTCAGACGAGATTTTTAGCCGATCCTTTTCTCATTTATGAGAATGGTATTTATTATATATTTTTTGAGCATCAATTGGAGCAGGGGCCGGCAAAAATTGGTCTTCTTCAATCGAATGATGGTTTGAACTATATTTACAAGGGGAATGTGATTGATGAAAATTTTCATTTATCCTTTCCACAAATATTTAAATATGGGAAGAATTATTATATTCTTCCAGAATCCGCAGCAATTAATCAGGTAATTCTGTATAAGGCGGTTAATTTTCCTTTCGAATGGAAGGTTTCT contains these protein-coding regions:
- a CDS encoding glycosyltransferase family 2 protein, yielding MIYLKHINTKTVSSVVKDGEQIQVLNTNLILCFWEICERFPDELVIWIDEKIDMVLSDDLHTIFHHDLIMASYPIESKFFPDSIGYIDQFPFVNPDHTVRYPTWRMSTDVGGIKTQTALKFKSIFQDIKNFGYLLNSIAKVGQQNSLFCYNEPDLIKENYQTTLESRASISLLFNFVSQHYKNEWLFVLLFCFIKYERQLPFWSFFKSHFKRSWFRKTIDLSDLTLAFEKTESLRDTIDILIPTIGRPEYLRQVVLDLKAQTHLPSKLIIIEQEPDLNSKTQLDFLYKEDWPFEIVHRLIHHTGACNARNLAMQQVTSDWVFFADDDIRLTENVIEKALEELHRLNICALNLNCIQPGEEIYFEKIKQWAAFGSGTSIVRSSHALKCQFSEALEFGFGEDIDFGLQLRSHGCDIIYQPEVKIIHLKAGSGGFRDTLKAKWANSSLEPKPSPTMMWLVKKYYSSEMIRGYKVSLFLKFYKKQKLRNPLKYIQLMKRRWDLSEQLSDKLPRS
- a CDS encoding glycosyltransferase family 2 protein; its protein translation is MLEHIKSFNFSLVVCTYQRSESLERLMDSVAEQSLYPNEILIVDGSLEDNTKKLIQARKYRNLTYFRVKENDRGLTRQRNYGISKLASEAEIVCFLDDDIVLDKGYFENLINTYHLRPKAIAVGGMIVNETNWTKLDNKHKVTFDEFSKDGFVRKLGLRNLVRKKLNLLSDKPPGFMPSFSHGLSISFLPPTGNIYPVEFFMGGVSSYKKEIFEELSFSNYFEGYGLYEDMDFCLRASSIGEMFVNTAARVEHLHEEGGRPDYFKYGKMVVRNGFYVWKIKNPNPNFKSVLKWNAITLLLILIRLSNILNTNEKEKSLMDSLGRFIGWISLAINKPREI
- a CDS encoding glucosamine inositolphosphorylceramide transferase family protein, coding for MRKWIQSFLFLMGIFLIILVIFNYRYPFIVPASNGWSIGFRAIDDPLQKITPSQNNLISHDSLNRITKFQTRFLADPFLIYENGIYYIFFEHQLEQGPAKIGLLQSNDGLNYIYKGNVIDENFHLSFPQIFKYGKNYYILPESAAINQVILYKAVNFPFEWKVSDTLIKNVKLKDPAILLSDTLNLITGIDDNWNQQVFKADSLFGNWRRDKAFRSKKGNEIRPGGSFFSVGKEWYLPFQNNQEGYGTGVSLYKLKKNKFEKIISRQLYKSESIEWFGRGMHHLNVNNLNEEYYLVYDGDEIKPGKKNLTWISSIKYNLYDLHNFVFR